A window of Mixophyes fleayi isolate aMixFle1 chromosome 10, aMixFle1.hap1, whole genome shotgun sequence contains these coding sequences:
- the LOC142103651 gene encoding toll-like receptor 5: MFHPSAVLLLLTLSSTFFPGHSSTCISFLAKSRFVYSCQAQRLFYIPSVPANTQVLLLNFNHISSISQHSFPELTQLQALSLGAQNNNGSFYIEQAAFQNLSTLITLDLGGNRNLNLHPGAFKGLSHLEILLLDSNGLDESVLESGLFDELTSLRKLDLSFNNLRRLRPDPSFLKLHSISTILLKLNKINQLCGEDLQNLQGKRLELLDLSSNPLKVSNTSICNNPFINITVGTLDISSMAWNTKNVENFFKIISGTQVKHIKMRHGSSLGSGFGFNNLKNPDESTFSGLSLSNIYSFDLSHSFTSKLEPHIFSGFSKLVSLDLSSSKINQISSGAFSGLRQLISLNISGNLIGELTTSTFESLWSSPLNALDISSNHIGAIQFGAMDGLVSLETLNLRNNALNKIPPVKLPFLTLVLLKQNRISDTYGITSFCPNCIFLDLSSNRLTDLRFLWDILELKSLKTLLLSSNQLSHCSLKTADKPLSKNVLLHLDLSDNDLGRVWKSGQCSNIFMNLELLEILSLAKNHIYSFPEELFWGLPSLHTLDLSRNDLRLLQHEMFTDLKALKTLNIGSNNLVTLSPSSFKPLTSLQTIDLLETTLICNCGLTDFWHWMRTTNVTVQVSSSGEMSCLRLSPPVQEIPLVTYFNDC, translated from the coding sequence ATGTTCCATCCATCTGCAGTCCTGCTGCTTTTAACCCTTTCTTCTACATTTTTCCCTGGTCATTCTTCCACCTGCATCTCATTTCTAGCTAAATCTCGCTTTGTTTACTCCTGCCAAGCTCAACGTTTATTCTATATTCCATCGGTTCCAGCTAACACCCAAGTTCTCTTGCTCAACTTCAACCATATTTCATCCATTTCCCAGCATTCTTTCCCAGAACTCACCCAGCTCCAAGCCCTCTCACTTGGGGCTCAGAACAACAATGGCTCCTTCTATATTGAGCAAGCTGCTTTCCAAAATCTGTCTACCCTCATCACCCTAGACCTTGGAGGCAACCGCAACCTCAACCTGCACCCTGGAGCTTTCAAAGGTCTGTCCCATCTAGAAATACTTCTCCTGGACTCCAATGGGCTGGATGAATCTGTTCTAGAGTCTGGTTTGTTTGATGAGCTGACATCTCTGAGGAAGCTTGACCTGTCTTTTAACAATCTTCGTAGACTGCGGCCAGATCCCAGCTTTTTAAAATTACACTCAATTTCCACAATCCTTTTGAAACTCAACAAAATCAACCAGCTATGCGGAGAGGATCTTCAGAACTTGCAAGGAAAAAGATTGGAGCTCCTTGACCTCTCATCTAATCCTCTCAAGGTTTCTAACACATCAATCTGCAACAATCCTTTTATAAATATCACCGTAGGCACCTTAGATATATCTTCAATGGCATGGAATACAAAAAACGTTGAAAACTTCTTTAAAATAATTTCTGGGACTCAAGTGAAACATATTAAGATGAGGCATGGATCTTCGTTGGGGAGTGGATTTGGATTTAATAACCTAAAAAACCCAGATGAAAGTACTTTCTCTGGCCTGAGTTTGagtaatatatatagttttgatCTTTCCCATAGCTTCACCTCAAAGCTGGAACCTCACATCTTTTCTGGATTTTCCAAACTAGTGTCTCTTGATTTATCTTCAAGCAAAATCAACCAGATCAGCAGTGGAGCATTTTCAGGTCTAAGACAACTTATAAGCCTTAACATTTCTGGCAACCTCATTGGAGAACTTACAACGAGCACTTTTGAAAGCCTTTGGTCATCCCCTCTTAATGCTCTGGATATCAGTTCCAATCACATTGGAGCAATACAATTTGGAGCAATGGATGGCCTTGTCTCCTTGGAAACACTAAACCTAAGGAACAACGCCCTGAATAAAATACCACCAGTTAAGCTCCCATTTTTAACTCTTGTGCTGTTAAAACAAAACCGCATCTCAGACACTTATGGTATCACCTCCTTCTGCCCTAACTGCATATTTCTAGACCTTTCAAGCAACCGCTTGACTGATCTGAGGTTCCTATGGGATATTCTGGAGTTAAAGTCTCTGAAAACCCTACTGCTAAGTAGTAACCAACTCTCTCACTGTTCACTTAAAACTGCTGATAAACCGCTAAGCAAGAATGTCTTGCTTCACTTGGATCTATCTGATAATGACTTAGGACGGGTGTGGAAATCTGGACAGTGTTCAAACATCTTTATGAATCTGGAATTATTAGAAATACTTAGTCTTGCCAAGAACCACATATACTCTTTCCCTGAAGAATTATTCTGGGGGTTACCAAGCCTCCACACTCTAGATCTGTCAAGAAATGACCTCAGACTACTCCAGCATGAAATGTTCACTGATCTAAAAGCACTGAAGACCCTAAATATAGGGAGCAACAACCTTGTTACTCTCTCACCTTCCAGTTTTAAACCTCTGACATCCTTGCAAACCATTGACCTGTTGGAAACAACACTAATATGTAACTGTGGTCTCACTGATTTCTGGCATTGGATGAGGACAACTAATGTCACTGTGCAAGTCAGCTCTAGTGGGGAGATGTCATGCCTTAGGCTCTCACCACCTGTCCAAGAGATACCATTGGTAACCTATTTCAATGACTGTTAG